A single genomic interval of Desulfovibrio sp. JC022 harbors:
- a CDS encoding nitrogen regulation protein NR(II) yields MLEDFIDIKKDCIGIVGRSFALSALSLMLHESSRDAAGIVLEAGVLIDESGNPLQGGHDFPLYADVESMLSAHPSIAMVFELSGEPEMVAQLRSSLPPEVALVELPAARFFLRLHATDRLWIACKANLMQTQALFKSVVDQFPEDILIVGPDGVILDCNNHLAERSGLSLSELQGRNPLDFYNSLTFLCPVKDGFIDVSGMLRHNDERMFSESDEQGKMHYYRLYVYPIAEEGTDNVVQLVVICRNITERTQIEQRLQQSERMATVGELSAYIAHEIRNPLMAMGGFAKALMKDESIDSSGQEKIKIILEEAQRLDRLLKSILSFVRSKDVQKNNIDVNRVAADAMQLLSMGCQLQEIEVDMDLDPCHPLGVGGTEQIRQCLINLVKNSMEAMPDGGRLKISSGISEGHVWLEVRDSGPGISDDLRTHVFDPFYSSKVYGNGLGLPMVKKIMEEFGGDVELASRPGKGTSVALLLRKAPVA; encoded by the coding sequence ATGCTTGAAGATTTTATTGATATAAAAAAAGATTGCATCGGGATAGTGGGGCGTTCATTCGCGCTTTCCGCACTGTCATTGATGCTGCACGAAAGCAGTCGTGATGCTGCGGGAATTGTGCTGGAGGCCGGGGTGCTCATAGATGAATCCGGTAACCCCCTTCAGGGCGGTCATGATTTTCCTCTCTACGCGGATGTGGAGTCCATGCTCTCCGCGCATCCTTCCATAGCTATGGTTTTTGAGCTTTCCGGGGAACCTGAGATGGTTGCCCAGTTGCGTTCTTCCCTGCCGCCGGAAGTTGCCCTTGTTGAACTTCCCGCTGCCCGTTTTTTTCTCAGGCTGCATGCTACTGACCGTTTATGGATTGCCTGCAAGGCCAACCTTATGCAGACGCAGGCGTTGTTTAAATCGGTAGTTGATCAATTTCCTGAAGATATACTCATTGTCGGCCCGGATGGAGTGATTCTGGACTGCAATAACCATTTGGCTGAGCGTTCCGGGCTGAGCCTTTCCGAACTGCAAGGCAGGAATCCTCTTGATTTTTACAACTCACTTACATTTCTTTGTCCTGTCAAAGACGGGTTTATAGATGTTTCGGGTATGCTCCGTCATAATGATGAGCGCATGTTTTCTGAGAGCGATGAGCAGGGTAAGATGCATTATTACCGCCTTTATGTTTATCCCATCGCTGAAGAAGGTACGGATAATGTTGTGCAGCTGGTGGTTATTTGCAGGAATATTACCGAGCGGACTCAAATTGAGCAGCGTCTGCAACAATCGGAACGTATGGCCACCGTGGGGGAACTTTCCGCTTACATTGCTCATGAAATCCGTAATCCGCTCATGGCTATGGGGGGATTTGCCAAAGCTTTGATGAAGGATGAGAGCATAGATTCTTCCGGACAGGAAAAAATCAAGATTATCCTCGAGGAAGCCCAGCGGCTGGACCGTCTGCTTAAAAGTATTCTCAGTTTTGTACGTTCAAAGGATGTTCAGAAGAACAATATCGACGTCAATCGGGTGGCAGCTGATGCCATGCAGCTTCTTTCCATGGGCTGTCAGTTGCAGGAGATCGAAGTGGATATGGATCTTGATCCCTGTCATCCGCTCGGTGTCGGCGGTACGGAGCAGATTCGCCAGTGTTTGATCAATCTGGTTAAGAATTCCATGGAAGCTATGCCGGATGGCGGCAGACTTAAAATTTCCAGTGGCATAAGTGAAGGGCATGTCTGGCTGGAAGTACGTGACAGTGGACCCGGAATTTCTGATGATCTCCGTACCCATGTTTTTGATCCTTTCTATTCCAGCAAGGTTTACGGTAATGGTCTCGGACTGCCCATGGTCAAGAAGATCATGGAAGAATTCGGCGGAGATGTGGAGCTTGCCAGCCGTCCGGGCAAAGGCACCAGCGTGGCCCTGCTGCTGCGTAAAGCTCCAGTTGCCTAA
- a CDS encoding C25 family cysteine peptidase, whose amino-acid sequence MVKLKKILIPLLVLACMVLLSGCKVKGFGKTAAPVAAPVLAPVKVSSAPYTEEKKSVIVCTADFLRAARSFSYLHREYEGVKSVILKVPSCNGTAESVEKVVSGVRGQVDRLNKNGKVMSVLILGNRDIIPTAGFSVANGTEVFLSDYGYGGSASAPENMLPVGRIPARDCAEAEAVAAKYERWYGDREFRPAWPVSFIGGEGFSARSLSDSELLFFNLQQEGIAGPEAIRYLGAAGGATPQRLQQSLAEDDVSVQWLALEARSEGFKAGSGIVSVPEILSLEYKPGLPVILNPSCEVVALNSTMPTPAEAVVLSSGGGLAMMTGCNSAGNIRAELDDGRVFRVDSSGTPRLLMEFHKAYFSGKHRMGDALIEARAQFAQNLLEGESLAPLYDLVFYGDPVMSLPLPVRTESPSYKGLNVVTKSKKQQGVAVFAVNSTISFAMEEGGVYPAVRLQVIDRSSGKVVSSMKVEEDDIFNFMSDGEGQYLIYSRPLDGPLAWQFFDVREKGKVDKNESAVVVKRSRPSPRISAGLKPVNYAVQVSSNRKEKSAVKVRQRLSGQGYEAYVVEIPSANNRKWYCVRFGRFDSWADAVEASAAYERKEQADAKIVRCNGG is encoded by the coding sequence ATGGTTAAGCTGAAGAAAATTTTAATCCCCCTGCTGGTACTGGCCTGCATGGTTTTGCTTTCCGGATGCAAGGTCAAAGGTTTCGGCAAAACAGCTGCACCTGTTGCTGCACCTGTCCTGGCTCCGGTTAAGGTTTCTTCTGCCCCTTACACTGAGGAAAAGAAGAGTGTGATTGTCTGCACTGCGGATTTTTTGCGCGCAGCCCGTTCTTTCTCTTATTTGCACCGTGAATATGAGGGTGTGAAATCGGTCATTCTCAAGGTCCCCTCCTGCAACGGTACAGCCGAGTCTGTGGAGAAAGTGGTTTCCGGGGTGCGCGGTCAGGTGGACCGTCTTAATAAGAACGGTAAGGTCATGTCTGTGCTTATCCTCGGCAACCGGGATATTATTCCCACTGCCGGATTCAGCGTGGCAAATGGAACTGAAGTATTCCTTTCCGATTACGGCTACGGAGGTTCTGCCTCGGCCCCGGAAAATATGCTGCCCGTGGGCAGGATTCCCGCCCGCGACTGTGCCGAGGCTGAAGCTGTCGCTGCCAAGTATGAACGCTGGTATGGGGACCGGGAATTTCGTCCGGCATGGCCTGTTTCATTTATAGGAGGAGAGGGATTTTCCGCGCGGTCACTTTCTGATTCGGAACTTCTTTTTTTCAACCTGCAACAGGAAGGCATTGCCGGTCCTGAAGCTATCCGCTATCTCGGGGCTGCCGGGGGAGCGACTCCGCAGCGGTTGCAGCAGTCTCTGGCTGAAGATGATGTTTCCGTGCAATGGCTGGCCCTTGAAGCCCGTTCTGAAGGATTTAAGGCCGGGAGTGGAATCGTGTCTGTCCCGGAAATTTTGAGCCTTGAGTACAAGCCCGGTTTGCCTGTTATCCTCAACCCTTCCTGCGAAGTTGTTGCGCTTAATTCAACTATGCCTACTCCGGCTGAAGCTGTGGTGCTTTCTTCCGGCGGCGGTCTGGCAATGATGACCGGCTGCAACAGCGCTGGGAATATCCGTGCCGAGCTTGATGACGGGCGTGTTTTTCGGGTTGATTCCAGCGGTACTCCCCGCTTGCTCATGGAATTTCATAAGGCTTACTTCAGCGGCAAACACCGCATGGGCGATGCCCTGATCGAAGCACGAGCCCAATTTGCCCAGAACCTGCTTGAGGGCGAGAGCCTTGCCCCATTGTATGATCTTGTTTTTTACGGTGATCCGGTCATGTCCCTTCCTTTGCCTGTGCGCACGGAATCGCCCTCCTACAAGGGATTGAATGTAGTTACCAAGTCCAAGAAACAGCAGGGCGTAGCTGTGTTTGCAGTTAATTCCACCATTTCCTTTGCCATGGAAGAGGGTGGAGTTTATCCGGCAGTGCGTTTGCAGGTCATTGATCGCAGTAGTGGGAAGGTCGTTTCCTCCATGAAAGTGGAAGAGGATGACATTTTTAATTTCATGTCCGATGGCGAGGGGCAGTATCTTATTTATTCCCGCCCCCTCGATGGACCGTTGGCGTGGCAGTTTTTTGATGTACGTGAGAAGGGCAAGGTGGATAAAAATGAATCCGCTGTTGTTGTAAAGCGCAGCAGACCTTCCCCAAGGATCAGTGCCGGACTTAAGCCGGTAAATTATGCAGTACAGGTCAGCTCCAACCGTAAAGAGAAGTCTGCAGTCAAAGTTCGCCAGCGGCTAAGCGGTCAAGGTTATGAGGCCTATGTAGTAGAGATTCCTTCCGCCAATAACCGTAAGTGGTATTGTGTTCGTTTCGGCAGATTTGATTCATGGGCCGATGCTGTAGAAGCTTCGGCTGCCTATGAACGCAAAGAGCAGGCTGATGCGAAGATTGTTCGTTGTAATGGCGGATAG
- a CDS encoding XTP/dITP diphosphatase produces the protein MVLKTVVLATTNKGKIAEFDELLKDLGLEVKGLDQFPEIGEIPEPGETFLENAIIKAQTVANLTGLVAVADDSGLEVDALGGRPGVYSARYSGEDATPEKNNAKLLEELDGVSEEERTARFVCVMVAATPDNIRIQSRGEWEGRIAFELTGKQGFGYDPLFFDPELDCVAAEMTRETKNARSHRGKALRSLMEQWAGFQEKISK, from the coding sequence ATTGTTTTGAAAACAGTTGTTCTTGCCACCACCAATAAGGGCAAAATTGCTGAGTTTGATGAGCTTCTTAAAGATCTGGGTCTGGAAGTGAAGGGTCTGGATCAATTCCCTGAAATCGGGGAGATTCCCGAGCCGGGTGAAACCTTCCTTGAAAATGCCATCATAAAGGCCCAAACCGTTGCCAACCTGACCGGGCTGGTGGCTGTTGCTGATGATTCAGGGCTTGAAGTTGATGCTCTCGGCGGTCGTCCCGGTGTTTATTCCGCCCGCTACAGCGGCGAAGACGCTACTCCCGAAAAGAATAATGCCAAGCTGCTTGAAGAGCTGGACGGTGTGTCCGAAGAAGAGCGCACTGCCCGCTTTGTTTGTGTCATGGTGGCGGCCACTCCCGACAATATCCGCATCCAGAGTCGTGGCGAATGGGAAGGACGCATTGCTTTTGAACTGACCGGCAAGCAGGGTTTCGGCTACGATCCTCTTTTCTTTGATCCTGAACTCGATTGCGTTGCAGCGGAAATGACCCGTGAAACCAAGAATGCCCGTTCTCACCGGGGTAAGGCTCTGCGTTCACTCATGGAACAATGGGCCGGTTTTCAAGAGAAAATCAGCAAGTAA
- the rimO gene encoding 30S ribosomal protein S12 methylthiotransferase RimO — MNITKTRIYTISLGCPKNRVDTERMLGAFGDNMIPASTAEESNLVLINTCGFIGPATEESVDTILEAAEAIKDLNPRPVLAVAGCLVSRYGKLSEQMPEVDLWLSTHELDQWPGLAAKALNKEFTVSDKRAISTGPSYAYLKISEGCSHSCRFCTIPSIRGPHVSRNLNSLVDEARYILDQGVPELVVVGQDTTAYGSDLDDKETNLRSLIEKLLPLKGMEWLRLMYLYPAGLTDSMLSFLAQAGKPLLPYFDIPIQHAHPEVLSSMGRPFARDPRKVIDRVRKHIPHAVLRTSIIVGYPGETEEHFNTLVDFVKETRFQNLGVFAYQPEDGTPAGEMDQLPEELREERREQLMGIQSEISREILEEKVGETIQVLVEEPNDEWPGLFNGRVWFQAPEVDGTTYVSAPEDGMELKPGMMVEAEIDNVTDYDLVTLVK; from the coding sequence ATGAACATCACTAAGACAAGAATTTATACCATCAGCCTTGGCTGCCCCAAAAACAGGGTCGATACCGAAAGAATGCTCGGCGCATTCGGTGATAACATGATCCCCGCATCAACTGCGGAAGAATCAAACCTTGTACTGATCAACACCTGTGGTTTTATCGGCCCTGCAACGGAAGAATCAGTTGATACCATCCTTGAAGCCGCCGAAGCCATCAAGGACCTCAACCCCCGTCCGGTACTGGCTGTGGCCGGATGTCTGGTCAGCCGATACGGCAAGCTGAGCGAACAGATGCCGGAAGTGGACCTCTGGCTGTCCACCCACGAACTGGATCAATGGCCGGGACTGGCCGCCAAAGCCCTTAATAAAGAATTTACCGTTTCAGATAAGCGGGCCATCAGCACCGGCCCATCCTACGCTTACCTTAAAATCAGTGAAGGCTGTTCCCACTCCTGTAGATTCTGTACCATTCCTTCCATCCGTGGCCCCCATGTAAGCCGCAATCTGAATAGTCTGGTAGACGAAGCCCGCTACATCCTTGACCAAGGCGTACCGGAACTGGTCGTTGTGGGACAGGATACCACGGCTTACGGCAGTGACCTTGACGATAAGGAAACAAACCTGCGCTCCCTCATTGAAAAGCTGCTCCCTCTTAAAGGGATGGAATGGCTGCGACTCATGTATCTCTATCCCGCGGGGCTGACTGATTCCATGCTTTCTTTTCTTGCTCAGGCCGGGAAACCGCTGCTGCCATATTTCGATATACCCATCCAGCATGCCCATCCGGAAGTACTCTCATCCATGGGCCGTCCCTTTGCCCGCGACCCGCGCAAGGTCATTGACCGGGTTCGCAAACACATCCCCCATGCGGTACTGCGCACCAGCATAATCGTGGGCTATCCCGGCGAGACCGAAGAGCATTTCAACACCCTTGTTGACTTTGTAAAGGAAACCCGCTTTCAGAATCTTGGCGTATTCGCCTACCAGCCGGAAGACGGAACCCCGGCGGGGGAAATGGACCAGCTGCCCGAAGAACTGCGTGAAGAACGCAGAGAGCAGCTCATGGGAATCCAGTCTGAAATCAGCCGGGAAATCCTTGAAGAAAAAGTAGGGGAAACAATTCAAGTGCTGGTGGAAGAACCAAATGACGAATGGCCCGGACTATTCAATGGGAGGGTCTGGTTTCAGGCCCCGGAAGTGGACGGCACCACCTACGTCAGCGCACCCGAAGACGGCATGGAACTCAAGCCGGGCATGATGGTTGAAGCAGAAATAGATAATGTCACTGATTATGATCTGGTGACTCTGGTTAAATAA